A stretch of Candidatus Binatia bacterium DNA encodes these proteins:
- a CDS encoding SDR family NAD(P)-dependent oxidoreductase, with translation MVKRVLITGGGGFVGANLAHQLVERGDEVHVCVRPDGDLWRLQELRGRIHVHAVDLGQRDPVLDLVSDLRPQWVVNCAVGGGGHPRTEDQRHGAMECNVLGTFHLLEAVRAAGSEKFVQLSSSLEYGPQSHPLTESSPLEPITFRGMTKAAATLACLQAARTDGVPV, from the coding sequence ATGGTGAAGCGGGTTTTGATCACAGGCGGCGGGGGCTTCGTAGGTGCGAATCTGGCACACCAACTGGTGGAGCGTGGGGATGAGGTGCATGTTTGCGTTCGCCCGGACGGAGATCTCTGGCGATTGCAGGAGTTGCGGGGACGCATACATGTCCATGCCGTCGACCTCGGGCAACGCGACCCGGTCCTCGATCTGGTGAGCGACCTGCGTCCGCAATGGGTCGTAAATTGCGCCGTGGGCGGGGGAGGTCATCCGCGAACAGAAGACCAGCGTCATGGCGCGATGGAGTGCAACGTGCTTGGCACCTTCCATCTTCTCGAAGCCGTGCGCGCCGCTGGCAGCGAGAAATTCGTGCAGTTGAGCAGTTCACTGGAATACGGGCCCCAATCGCACCCGCTGACCGAGTCCAGCCCGCTTGAGCCCATCACCTTCCGCGGCATGACGAAAGCGGCGGCGACGCTGGCTTGCCTCCAGGCGGCTCGCACCGATGGGGTACCGGT